The following nucleotide sequence is from Pseudofrancisella aestuarii.
GAGGATTTTACGCTTACCCAGAAAAACGAACTAATTTGCCAGCTATTTTGATAGCGCCATCGTGGGCAGGGAGAGATAAATTTGCTTGTGAGAAAGCTATATATATGGCTAAAAAAGGTTATGTAGGATTTGCTTTAGATTTCTATGGAGATGCAAAAGTTGGTGCTTCTAAAGAAGAGAATGCATCTTTATTGAATAGCTTATTAGCAGAGAAATATGCGCTAATGACAAGACTTAAAACTGCCTATACAACTGTTAGTAGAATGCATATGGTTGATAAGTCAAGTATAGCAGCCATTGGTTTTTGTTTTGGCGGTAGATGTGTATTAGATATGGCAAGATCTAATATGTTCCTAAAGGCTGTTGTAAGTTTTCATGGGAAACTAGAATCTAATATCTATAAAACTGAAGATATTGATACTAAAATACTAGTATTGCATGGCTATAATGACCCTATGGTAACACCAGAAGAGGTTAATAAATTCCAAGAAGAAATGAATCGTCGTAATGCTGATTGGCAACTTCATAGTTTTGGTAATACTATGCATGCATTTACTAATCCTGAGGCGAATGATCCTGAGTTTGGTACTGTTTATAACCAGTTGACAAATAAAAGAGCTTGGAAACTAGCAGAAGATTTTCTTAGAGAGTCCTTTATTCCTAGTTATTTTTAATAAGATATATAAAATCTCTGTATGCTATAAAGCATTTTTAGTATGTCTTATAGTGAGTATTTAGATAACGTTTTTAGATAAGATTAAAGAGCTATGGATATTAAAAGAAAAGCTATAATAGCTTTATTTATAGTTGCAATTTTTTGGGGTGTGACTTTTCCATTAGTTAAAATATCGCTTGAATATATTTCTCCAGGACTTTTTGTTACTTTAAGACTTTCTTTATCTTTTTTATTGCTATTGCCTATAGTTATTAAAACCAACTTTCAGCATAAATCATATTTATTAAAAGTTGGATTTATTTTTGGCTCTCTTGAGGGGATAAGTTTTTATTTTCAAACGAGAGGCTTATATACGGTTTCTTCAAGTGAGTCAGCTTTTTTAACTGCATTGAGTGTAGTAATGATACCTTTTATTGCGAGTTTCTTTAAAATAGATCGTTTAACAGTATATGGAGCTATAGCATCCATAATATCTTTAATTGGGATATATGCTTTATCAGGAGCTAATTTTGAAAACTTTACTATAGGATATTTATGGTCTGTGTTATGTGCCTTAGCTTATGCGGTATCTGTAGTTTATCTTAGCTATGAAACAAGAAGATCTGATAAAAGTGAAGTATTTAAAGATATGAAACTTTTAATAATATTCCAAGTAATGTTTGGTATTCCTTTACCTTTCATTTCAGATATTTCTTCTATGTATCTTGATTTGAACTATATATTAATATTAGCAATTCTATTTTGTTCAGTTAGTACTATTGTGTGTTATTACTTACAAAATACTTATCAAAAGTATTTAAGTATGTCTCAAGTTGCAGTTATTTTTTCTTTCGAGCCAATATTTGCAACAATTTTTGGTAGGATTATAAATCATGAGGCTATATATTTATCCACAATTATTGGTGGAGTGCTAATATTGTCCAGTTATTTTATTATAGATATT
It contains:
- a CDS encoding dienelactone hydrolase family protein, with product MIITKEIEYRGDGIALRGFYAYPEKRTNLPAILIAPSWAGRDKFACEKAIYMAKKGYVGFALDFYGDAKVGASKEENASLLNSLLAEKYALMTRLKTAYTTVSRMHMVDKSSIAAIGFCFGGRCVLDMARSNMFLKAVVSFHGKLESNIYKTEDIDTKILVLHGYNDPMVTPEEVNKFQEEMNRRNADWQLHSFGNTMHAFTNPEANDPEFGTVYNQLTNKRAWKLAEDFLRESFIPSYF
- a CDS encoding DMT family transporter, producing the protein MDIKRKAIIALFIVAIFWGVTFPLVKISLEYISPGLFVTLRLSLSFLLLLPIVIKTNFQHKSYLLKVGFIFGSLEGISFYFQTRGLYTVSSSESAFLTALSVVMIPFIASFFKIDRLTVYGAIASIISLIGIYALSGANFENFTIGYLWSVLCALAYAVSVVYLSYETRRSDKSEVFKDMKLLIIFQVMFGIPLPFISDISSMYLDLNYILILAILFCSVSTIVCYYLQNTYQKYLSMSQVAVIFSFEPIFATIFGRIINHEAIYLSTIIGGVLILSSYFIIDIGNKRRIKA